The following is a genomic window from Candidatus Polarisedimenticolaceae bacterium.
CATCGAGCGTCTCACGCGCCTCGAGAAGGTGGCGTCGTCGTTTCCGGGCGTGCGGCAGGCCTACGCCGTTCGCGCGGGGAAGGAGGTTCGCGTGATCGTGGACGCGGACACCGCGGGAGACGATCGCGCCTACGCCCTCGCCAAGGAGGTGGCCCGCGCGCTCGAGTCCCAGCTCGACTTCCCCGGCGAGATCAAGGTCAACGTGATCCGCGAGACCCGCGCCGTGCAGTACGCGGTGTGATCGTGGCGGCCGACCTCGCCTCCTGGATCGAGCTGCGCCGCCCGCAGGTGGAGCGCGCGCTCGAGCGCATCCTCCCCGCTCCCGAAGGGCCCGCGGCGACGGCGATCGAGGCGATGCGATACGCGGTCTTCGGCGGCGGCAAGCGCCTGCGCCCGCTGCTGGCGGTCGCCGCCTACGAGGCCTGCGGGGGTGCCGCCGAGACGACGCCCTGGGAGCCGGCCGCGGCGCTCGAGCTCGTGCACACCTACTCGCTCGTGCACGACGACCTCCCGGCGATGGACGACGACGACCTCCGCCGCGGACGGGCGACGGTCCACCGGGCGTACGGCGAGGCGGAGGCGATCCTCGCCGGCGACGGCCTGCTGACGCTGGCCTTCGAGGTCCTCGCGCGCCACCCGGAGGCGGTCGCCGCCGTCGCGCGCGCCGCGGGGATCGGCGGGATGGTCGGCGGGCAGATGGCCGATCTCGAAGCCGAGGGGCGCGCGACCGACCTGGACGGCGTCGTCTGGATCCACGCGCACAAGACGGGAGCGCTGCTCGCCGCGTCGGCGGAGCTCGGCGCCATCCTCGCCGGCGCGCCGACGGCGGCGCGCGACGCCCTCGGGGACTACGGACGCGCCCTCGGCCTCGCCTTCCAGGCCCACGACGACGTCCTCGACCTGGTCGCCGACGCCCGGACGCTGGGGAAGACCCCGGGGAAGGACCGCGACGCCGGCAAGGCCACGATCCCCTCCCTGCTGGGCCTCGACGGCGCCCGCGAGGAAGCGGCGCGGTGGGCCGAGCGCGCGGAGCGCTGTCTCGACGGCGTCCCGCTCGCGTCGCGCGACACGCTCGCCGCGTTCGCGCGGTGGTCGGTCGCTCGGGCCGCGTGAAGCGCGTCCGCGCCGACCAGCTCCTCGTCGAGCGGGGGCTCGCCGGAACCCGCGCGAAGGCGCAGGCGCTCATCCTCGCCGGGCGCGTGACGCGCGCGGGCCGGCGCGTCGAGAAGGCCGGCGAGAAGCTCCCCGAGGATGTCCCGCTCGAGGTCGCCGAAGGGCCCCGTCACGTCAGCCGCGCGGGAGGCAAGCTCGAGGGCGCGCTCGAGGCCTTCTCGGTCGACCCTGCCGGGAGAGAGGCCCTCGACGTCGGGGCCTCGACCGGGGGCTTCACGCAGGTGCTGCTCGAGCGGGGAGCGTCCCGGGTCGCGGCCGTGGACGTGGGCCGCGGGCAGCTCGACTGGTCCCTGCGGACCGACCCGCGGGTCGTCGTCCTCGACGGCCTCAACGCGCGCAACCTGGAGGCGGGGCGGCTCCCCTTCCGTCCTTCGCTCGCCGTCGTCGATGTATCCTTCATCTCGCTCCGGCTGGTCCTGCCCGCGATCGCCGCGACGCTCGCGGAAGGGGGGGAGGTCGTCGCGCTCGTGAAGCCCCAGTTCGAGGTCGGCCGCGGCAAGGTCGGTCCGGGCGGCATCGTCCGCGACCGCGTCCTCCACGGGGAGGTCCTTCACGCCCTCGCCGCGTTCGCCCGGGATTCCGGCTGGGGCGTCCACGGCGTGGCCCCGTCGCTCGTCCCCGGCGCGGAGGGGAACCTCGAGTTCTTCCTGCACCTGGTCCCCGCTGCCGGAGGGCTGTCCGCCGCCGAGATCGCGCGCCGCATCGACCGGGCGGTCGCCGGCGCGCACGGAGATCCCGCGTGAAGGCCCGCCGCGCCGCTCACCCTCCCATCCGCCGGGTCGTCGTCGTCGCCAAGAAGCAGGCCTCCG
Proteins encoded in this region:
- a CDS encoding farnesyl diphosphate synthase; translation: MIVAADLASWIELRRPQVERALERILPAPEGPAATAIEAMRYAVFGGGKRLRPLLAVAAYEACGGAAETTPWEPAAALELVHTYSLVHDDLPAMDDDDLRRGRATVHRAYGEAEAILAGDGLLTLAFEVLARHPEAVAAVARAAGIGGMVGGQMADLEAEGRATDLDGVVWIHAHKTGALLAASAELGAILAGAPTAARDALGDYGRALGLAFQAHDDVLDLVADARTLGKTPGKDRDAGKATIPSLLGLDGAREEAARWAERAERCLDGVPLASRDTLAAFARWSVARAA
- a CDS encoding TlyA family RNA methyltransferase — protein: MKRVRADQLLVERGLAGTRAKAQALILAGRVTRAGRRVEKAGEKLPEDVPLEVAEGPRHVSRAGGKLEGALEAFSVDPAGREALDVGASTGGFTQVLLERGASRVAAVDVGRGQLDWSLRTDPRVVVLDGLNARNLEAGRLPFRPSLAVVDVSFISLRLVLPAIAATLAEGGEVVALVKPQFEVGRGKVGPGGIVRDRVLHGEVLHALAAFARDSGWGVHGVAPSLVPGAEGNLEFFLHLVPAAGGLSAAEIARRIDRAVAGAHGDPA